One Ananas comosus cultivar F153 linkage group 1, ASM154086v1, whole genome shotgun sequence DNA window includes the following coding sequences:
- the LOC109722691 gene encoding chitinase 1-like: MMEYIGATGAPISFSEVPIDPAIDFNFLLGFAIDADASGKPQNGVFSPYWTSTLTPQSVRDTKTNHSNVKVLASLSGWSVNNKVLSWYNPIDTRSWIFNAFTSLQTLIAEYSLDGIDIDYENFPKNDATFAFCIGELITMLKNHSVITVATIAPYYRTVSHYVDLYLRYGSVIDYVNHQFYTDRVRLPIGYLNDFRTRAKQFNATKLLPSYEVNGRGIQGEAFFEALKLLEDKGFDVNGVMIFSADASISNSFYYERRAQGFLLNSTFQREVVVSLLD; encoded by the coding sequence ATGATGGAATACATTGGAGCCACGGGTGCCCCAATTTCGTTCTCTGAGGTCCCGATCGACCCCGCCATCGACTTCAACTTCCTCCTGGGTTTCGCAATCGACGCGGACGCATCGGGGAAGCCCCAAAATGGCGTTTTCTCTCCTTACTGGACTTCTACTCTCACGCCGCAAAGCGTCCGAGATACCAAAACCAACCACTCTAATGTCAAAGTCCTCGCGAGCCTCTCGGGTTGGAGCGTCAACAACAAGGTTCTTTCGTGGTACAATCCGATCGACACTCGTTCGTGGATCTTTAACGCGTTTACTTCTCTTCAAACCCTTATTGCCGAGTACAGCCTAGATGGGATCGACATCGACTACGAGAACTTCCCAAAGAACGACGCGACCTTCGCATTCTGCATTGGCGAGCTGATCACCATGCTCAAGAACCATAGTGTGATCACCGTAGCCACAATTGCACCGTATTACAGGACCGTTAGTCACTATGTTGACCTATATCTGCGATACGGCAGTGTCATCGATTACGTGAATCACCAGTTCTACACTGATCGTGTGCGGTTACCGATCGGATATCTAAATGATTTTAGGACACGAGCGAAGCAATTCAATGCGACCAAATTGCTACCAAGTTATGAAGTGAATGGAAGGGGAATACAAGGAGAAGCATTTTTTGAAGCGTTGAAGTTATTGGAGGATAAAGGTTTTGATGTTAACGGAGTAATGATCTTCTCTGCCGACGCCTCTATTTCGAATAGCTTCTACTATGAAAGGAGAGCTCAAGGATTCTTGCTTAATTCTACATTTCAAAGAGAAGTTGTTGTTAGTTTACTAGACTAA
- the LOC109707826 gene encoding pentatricopeptide repeat-containing protein At2g29760, chloroplastic-like has product MIRCFVSKSLPVESLCAYNSMRRVYNVSPNHFTFTILIKSCESSDFMDLCGGIHAQVIKWGFGFDVFVQNAILNAYSQCSGSAGFARQVFDEMLERDVVSWNSIVGAYMSHWEVENAMCLFELMPERNAVSWNTVITGLAKAGDMALARSVFERMEGRNIVTWNAMITGYLTFGDIIAARSTFDCMPQRDVVSWTAMISAYAKTGDIESARELFDEMPDKNVVSWNAMISGYNQNSQFNEALRTFQNMLLDGKFIPNEATLTSVVSACAHLGGVENANWIHSYIKKNKVQLTTVLGNALIDMFAKCGDIKSAASVFQEIPRKCIITWTAMISGFAFNGQCKEALALYNQMCSEGVEPDDVIFFAVLTACTHGGLVVEGRYTFNQMIEKHGIKPRMEHYGCMVDLLGRAGRLEEAFQFIQTMPFEPSAVIWATLLSSSATYGRRELADFVSEKVVEVEPFNSSYRVLVSNSCALGGGWEGVVNVRRRMRREGVEKVPGCSLIQVGREVHEFLVKDTRHERRKEIYDALDGLTSLMRQVGHVPLTVI; this is encoded by the coding sequence ATGATCAGATGCTTCGTCTCCAAATCCCTACCCGTAGAATCTCTCTGCGCCTACAACAGCATGCGGAGGGTCTACAATGTTTCTCCCAATCACTTCACCTTCACCATCCTCATCAAATCTTGCGAATCCTCGGACTTCATGGATTTGTGCGGAGGGATTCATGCGCAGGTGATCAAATGGGGATTTGGGTTTGACGTGTTTGTTCAAAATGCTATTTTGAATGCCTATTCACAGTGCAGCGGGAGCGCGGGATTCGCCCGCCaagtgtttgatgaaatgctcGAGAGAGATGTCGTCTCGTGGAATTCTATTGTTGGAGCGTATATGTCACATTGGGAGGTTGAAAATGCGATGTGTCTGTTTGAGTTAATGCCCGAGAGAAATGCTGTGTCGTGGAACACGGTTATTACAGGACTCGCAAAGGCCGGGGACATGGCGTTGGCGCGGTCGGTCTTTGAGCGGATGGAAGGGAGGAACATTGTTACTTGGAACGCCATGATCACCGGATACTTGACGTTCGGCGACATTATAGCCGCTCGATCGACCTTCGACTGTATGCCGCAAAGAGATGTCGTTTCATGGACGGCCATGATCTCAGCTTATGCCAAGACGGGCGACATCGAATCTGCGAGAGagctgtttgatgaaatgcccgATAAGAATGTGGTCTCGTGGAATGCAATGATATCCGGGTACAACCAGAATTCTCAATTTAATGAAGCTTTGCGTACATTTCAAAATATGTTGCTCGATGGTAAATTCATCCCCAACGAGGCAACTCTCACTAGTGTAGTCTCAGCTTGCGCCCACTTAGGCGGCGTAGAAAATGCGAATTGGATTCATTCCTACATCAAAAAGAACAAAGTCCAATTGACCACTGTGCTAGGAAATGCTCTTATAGATATGTTTGCGAAGTGTGGGGACATAAAAAGTGCGGCATCGGTTTTCCAAGAAATACCAAGAAAGTGTATCATTACATGGACGGCGATGATCTCAGGTTTTGCCTTCAATGGGCAGTGTAAAGAAGCTCTTGCCCTCTATAATCAGATGTGCAGCGAAGGGGTTGAACCGGACGACGTTATCTTTTTTGCCGTGCTCACCGCATGCACTCATGGAGGTCTTGTAGTAGAGGGTCGGTATACATTTAACCAAATGATCGAGAAACATGGTATCAAACCGAGAATGGAGCATTACGGGTGCATGGTAGATCTCTTAGGTCGCGCCGGTAGGTTAGAAGAGGCATTCCAGTTTATTCAAACTATGCCTTTCGAGCCTAGTGCTGTTATATGGGCAACATTGCTAAGCTCAAGTGCGACATACGGGCGTAGGGAATTAGCGGACTTTGTGAGTGAAAAGGTAGTTGAGGTAGAGCCATTTAACTCGAGTTATCGAGTTTTGGTTTCAAATTCATGCGCACTTGGGGGAGGGTGGGAAGGAGTTGTGAATGTGCGGAGGAGGATGCGTCGGGAGGGAGTTGAGAAAGTGCCCGGCTGTAGTTTAATTCAGGTGGGCAGAGAGGTCCATGAGTTTTTGGTTAAGGATACGAGGCATGAGAGGAGGAAAGAGATATACGATGCCCTAGACGGGCTAACGTCACTTATGAGACAAGTAGGTCATGTGCCTTTGACAGTTATATGA